Proteins from a single region of Bacteroidota bacterium:
- a CDS encoding DUF4292 domain-containing protein, whose translation MMITGDKGKNINLLIWYGIPQIFFLFLLLSCSSSKTIIRAPIKEEGADYLFNQLKNNEIRYSWFSAKFAAEYIIDKKKTNFNGQIRIRKDSLIWITVSPALGIEMIRLLFTNDSVKYLNRIESQFFTGDFHYVNQVINNALDFDMLQAFFTGNDFSFYEDGKFKASIDDREYRLSTAQRQKLKKMIKEQEGDLVIPFQDIWLDPQNFKITRVLIREVLEGSRKFEALYSDFVEVNNQQFPTQLDFYIRTEEKSLVLTIKYSRITIDEPTNFPFTIPAKYIRIL comes from the coding sequence ATGATGATTACAGGAGATAAAGGAAAGAATATCAATTTATTAATTTGGTATGGCATCCCCCAGATATTTTTTTTATTTTTACTTTTATCCTGTTCTTCTTCAAAGACGATCATCAGGGCTCCCATAAAAGAAGAAGGTGCCGATTATCTTTTTAACCAGCTTAAAAATAATGAGATCAGGTATAGTTGGTTTTCTGCCAAGTTCGCAGCTGAATATATCATTGATAAGAAAAAAACAAATTTTAATGGTCAGATTAGGATAAGAAAGGATAGCCTTATCTGGATAACGGTATCTCCGGCTTTGGGTATAGAAATGATACGATTGCTTTTTACCAATGATTCTGTCAAATATTTAAACCGTATTGAATCACAGTTTTTTACGGGTGATTTTCATTATGTAAATCAGGTGATCAATAATGCTCTTGACTTTGACATGCTTCAGGCCTTCTTTACCGGGAATGATTTTTCGTTTTATGAAGATGGGAAATTTAAAGCTTCTATTGATGACAGGGAATACAGGTTATCGACCGCGCAAAGGCAAAAGCTAAAAAAGATGATTAAAGAACAAGAAGGCGACCTCGTTATCCCATTTCAGGATATTTGGTTAGATCCTCAAAATTTTAAGATTACCCGAGTTTTAATAAGGGAAGTTTTAGAGGGCAGCCGCAAGTTTGAAGCTTTGTATTCAGATTTTGTAGAAGTGAACAACCAACAGTTTCCAACCCAGCTTGATTTTTACATCAGAACCGAAGAAAAATCGTTGGTCCTAACCATTAAATATTCAAGGATTACAATTGATGAACCGACGAATTTCCCATTCACTATTCCGGCAAAATATATCAGGATACTGTAA
- a CDS encoding tetratricopeptide repeat protein: protein MRIRLIILFLLVLSTLTGLSQGKASKSEAKKMAQDSLQNRKELENTALFIEAKKQEILGNYDVAVQIFNQLLIEEPENDAVYFELANIFTLQNRIPDALVYAEKANTLNSYNKWYQIQLADLYQKSGEYDECAKIYEALVKSESNDLEYRFQLAVCYILIGKYADAIDEYDFIEEKIGVVEDISIQKQKIYLQINDFDKAVIEAQKLITSDPEESRYYAILAELYMSNKMPEKAFEIYKTISEKFPDDPYIHISLSDYYRKKGDQDKAFNELELGFANPFLDIDTKIQILLSYYSRSENDDHLKSQAMTLATIMIEAHPCDPKAYSMYADFLVQDNKYREAREAFYHVIALDSSKYLVWEGLLRVEAELTDYKAMEKESRCVIEFFPYQPLGYFFNGVANYQLKNYEEAVRVLEKGTSYIIDNTPLMGQFYAQLGDSYYQIKDYKSSDAAYEKSLSLDPNNSYVLNNYAYYLSLRGESLHKAEQMAEKATRLDPGNSSNEDTYGWVLYKSGRLNEAEEWIFKAIKSSKEPNPIILEHYGDILYQLGKKEEAMQYWEKAKQAGKGSDILEKKLRDGMLYE from the coding sequence ATGAGAATCAGACTAATTATATTATTTCTTTTGGTTTTATCGACCCTGACAGGCTTGTCGCAGGGGAAGGCATCAAAATCCGAGGCTAAAAAAATGGCTCAGGATAGTTTACAAAACAGGAAAGAACTTGAAAATACTGCATTGTTCATTGAAGCTAAAAAACAGGAAATATTGGGTAATTATGATGTCGCCGTGCAAATATTCAATCAACTCCTGATAGAGGAACCAGAAAATGATGCAGTTTATTTTGAACTTGCAAATATTTTCACTTTACAGAACAGAATACCAGATGCCTTGGTTTACGCCGAGAAGGCCAACACTCTAAATTCCTATAACAAATGGTACCAGATTCAGCTGGCAGACCTTTACCAGAAAAGTGGTGAATATGATGAGTGTGCAAAGATATATGAGGCCCTGGTGAAAAGTGAATCCAACGATTTGGAATACCGGTTTCAGTTGGCTGTGTGCTATATACTCATTGGCAAATATGCAGATGCCATTGATGAATATGATTTCATAGAAGAAAAGATTGGTGTAGTAGAGGATATCTCCATTCAGAAGCAAAAAATTTACCTTCAGATAAATGACTTTGATAAAGCTGTTATTGAGGCTCAGAAACTTATAACTTCTGATCCTGAAGAGAGCCGTTATTATGCCATTCTTGCCGAATTGTATATGTCGAACAAAATGCCTGAAAAGGCATTTGAAATTTATAAGACCATTTCTGAAAAATTTCCGGATGATCCCTATATTCATATTTCTCTGTCTGATTATTACAGAAAAAAGGGTGACCAAGACAAGGCTTTCAACGAACTCGAACTTGGTTTTGCCAATCCTTTTTTGGACATTGACACTAAAATCCAGATTCTTTTATCCTATTATTCCAGAAGTGAAAATGATGATCATCTCAAGAGTCAGGCGATGACCCTTGCCACAATCATGATTGAAGCACATCCCTGTGATCCCAAAGCTTATTCCATGTATGCTGATTTTCTGGTCCAGGATAATAAGTACCGGGAGGCAAGAGAAGCTTTCTATCATGTTATAGCCCTGGATAGCAGCAAATATCTTGTGTGGGAAGGATTGTTAAGAGTTGAAGCTGAATTAACTGATTATAAGGCCATGGAAAAAGAGAGCAGGTGTGTCATAGAATTTTTTCCATATCAGCCATTGGGATATTTTTTTAATGGGGTCGCCAATTATCAGCTTAAGAATTATGAGGAGGCTGTTCGTGTACTGGAAAAAGGGACCTCATATATTATTGACAATACTCCACTTATGGGCCAGTTTTATGCGCAACTCGGTGATTCCTATTACCAGATTAAAGATTATAAGTCGTCGGATGCAGCTTATGAAAAATCTCTTAGTCTTGATCCCAATAATTCCTATGTTTTAAATAATTATGCCTATTATTTATCATTACGAGGTGAAAGTCTTCATAAAGCTGAACAGATGGCTGAAAAGGCTACCCGGCTTGATCCTGGTAATTCCTCCAATGAAGATACCTATGGATGGGTATTATATAAATCGGGCCGTCTTAATGAAGCAGAGGAATGGATATTCAAGGCCATAAAAAGCAGCAAGGAACCCAATCCTATTATCCTGGAACACTATGGGGATATTCTCTATCAATTAGGTAAGAAGGAAGAAGCCATGCAATATTGGGAAAAGGCAAAACAAGCCGGTAAAGGTTCCGACATACTCGAAAAAAAGCTTAGGGATGGCATGTTATACGAATAA
- the dut gene encoding dUTP diphosphatase: protein MTIKIVNHSKHPLPAYETMMSAGMDIRANLDHPIILKSIERVLVPTGLFIELPTGFEAQIRPRSGLAIKKGITILNTPGTIDADYRGEIKIILINLSEEEFIINDGERIAQLIISSYERAEWIEVDELHHTSRGAGGFGHTGTG from the coding sequence ATGACAATTAAGATTGTAAATCATTCAAAGCATCCTTTACCGGCTTATGAGACTATGATGTCAGCCGGTATGGACATCAGAGCTAATCTGGATCATCCGATTATATTAAAATCCATTGAACGAGTGCTTGTTCCAACGGGTTTATTTATAGAGTTGCCAACTGGCTTTGAGGCACAAATTCGTCCCCGCAGTGGATTAGCCATCAAGAAAGGTATTACCATACTAAATACACCTGGAACAATAGATGCCGACTATAGGGGTGAAATTAAGATCATTCTTATTAATTTATCAGAAGAGGAATTTATTATAAATGATGGCGAGCGTATTGCCCAGTTGATAATTTCATCATATGAGCGTGCCGAGTGGATTGAAGTAGATGAGCTGCACCATACCTCGCGTGGAGCAGGGGGATTTGGCCATACGGGTACCGGCTAG
- a CDS encoding polysaccharide biosynthesis C-terminal domain-containing protein, protein MKPIKQLAGQTMIYGAGTIVPRLLNYLLLTPFYTRVFLQGQYGVITELYAYVAFLVVLLTYGMETAYFRYASSENNSKKAYSTALVSLLTTTSLFIVVVLFFAQPIANLIRYASNKEYIIYFTFIVGIDAFTAIPFAKLRQENKPFRFAIIKIINVLVNIILNFFFLIICPILLKHNPESVVRFIYSDDIGVGYAFISNLIASLITLILLFPELFRIKVYFDFDLLKKMLVYSFPLLIVGLAGMVNDVSDKILLKYLVNIPPETSDPVKYALTQVGIYGANYKLAVLMTLFTQMFRYAAEPFFFAQAKKDHPQQVYSDVMRYFVISGLIIFMVVMMYIDIVKYFIGPDFWSGLKIVPIVLLANLFLGVFYNLSVWYKLTNRTLYGAIIALVGAFITIILNVLFIPLFGYEGSAWATLICYLFMMVTCYFFGMRYYPINYDLRSFFGYMTLALSLYGLSVILKIESTIIRLIVNSFLMLVFLVTVFIIEKRNFMRIYR, encoded by the coding sequence TTGAAACCAATAAAGCAGTTAGCAGGTCAGACTATGATTTATGGGGCAGGAACCATTGTCCCCAGGTTACTTAACTACCTTTTACTGACCCCGTTTTATACCCGCGTATTTTTACAAGGTCAATATGGAGTAATAACCGAATTGTATGCTTATGTAGCATTTTTAGTGGTTTTACTGACATATGGGATGGAAACGGCTTACTTTCGTTATGCCTCGAGTGAAAACAATTCTAAAAAAGCATATAGCACAGCTCTTGTTTCATTACTGACTACAACCTCACTTTTTATTGTTGTGGTTTTGTTTTTTGCCCAGCCAATTGCCAACCTGATACGTTACGCGTCCAACAAGGAGTACATCATATATTTCACTTTTATCGTCGGTATTGATGCGTTCACTGCCATACCTTTCGCTAAACTCCGTCAAGAGAACAAGCCATTTCGTTTTGCTATCATTAAGATTATTAATGTTTTAGTTAATATTATTTTGAATTTTTTCTTTTTAATTATTTGTCCTATTCTGCTTAAACATAATCCGGAGTCTGTCGTCAGATTTATATATTCTGATGATATCGGCGTTGGCTATGCATTTATTTCCAACCTGATAGCCAGTCTGATAACATTGATATTATTATTTCCAGAGTTGTTCAGGATCAAGGTATATTTTGATTTTGATTTACTCAAGAAGATGCTGGTTTATTCTTTTCCATTATTGATTGTCGGATTAGCTGGTATGGTGAATGATGTGTCTGATAAAATTTTATTAAAATATCTTGTCAACATACCTCCGGAGACAAGCGATCCTGTCAAATATGCCTTGACTCAGGTGGGTATTTATGGAGCCAATTATAAACTTGCTGTGCTAATGACCCTATTCACTCAGATGTTCCGGTATGCAGCAGAACCATTTTTTTTCGCTCAGGCTAAAAAAGATCATCCGCAACAGGTGTATTCAGATGTAATGAGGTATTTTGTGATATCGGGTCTGATCATATTCATGGTAGTCATGATGTATATTGATATTGTTAAATATTTTATAGGCCCTGATTTCTGGTCGGGTTTGAAGATTGTCCCGATCGTACTGTTAGCAAATCTATTTCTTGGAGTTTTTTATAACCTGTCGGTTTGGTATAAGCTTACTAACCGAACACTTTATGGTGCCATAATTGCGTTGGTGGGAGCCTTTATTACGATAATTTTGAATGTTCTGTTCATTCCGTTGTTTGGATATGAAGGCTCAGCCTGGGCCACATTAATTTGTTATTTATTTATGATGGTGACCTGTTATTTTTTTGGGATGAGATATTATCCAATTAATTATGATTTGAGGAGTTTTTTCGGTTATATGACACTAGCCCTGTCACTTTATGGCTTGAGTGTAATTTTAAAAATTGAAAGCACCATCATCCGCCTGATAGTGAATTCATTTTTGATGCTGGTATTCCTCGTAACGGTATTTATAATTGAAAAGCGCAATTTCATGCGGATTTATCGATAA